The following is a genomic window from Mauremys mutica isolate MM-2020 ecotype Southern chromosome 4, ASM2049712v1, whole genome shotgun sequence.
GGGGAACGAACTGTCCCATCTGAAGAATGCCAGATACAATTTTTGTATGAACCCATTATCACCTTCGGTACTGCAATTGCTGCTTTCTACATCCCAGTGTCAGTGATGACTATTTTATATTGCCGTATTTATAAAGAGACTGAGAAACGTACCAAGGACCTTGCTGAACTTCAAGGCTctgagtctgtgacagagcttgAGATGATAAAACCCCAGAAAGCTCTTCTGAAGTCCTGTTTTAGTTGCAAGCAACAAAATTTAGCCAAAAGGGAGAGATGTCAGGCTTCATGGTCTTCATCCAGTCGAAGCACGTCAGCCACTACAAAAGTACCCCAAACACCAAATACTTGTAATGATTGGTCTAAGGTAGACCAGCTAACCACCTGCAGCAGCTACGCATCCTCAGAAGAAGAGGACAAACCTGCCAATGATTCAGTTTTTCAAGTAACTTACAAGAGTCCAGCCAAAGATAAGAAAGAAGAGTTTAATGAGGAGGAGAATAAGGAAGTTTTTATCAAAGACCACCCTATGGAAAATGATTTTGAGACCCAGAAATACTTTCTATCTCCAGCCAAAAGCCAAGTGCAAAAAAGTCCAAAATGTGTGGCCTACAAATTCCACTTGGTGGTTAAGGCTGATGGCACCCAGGAAACCAACAATGGTTGCCGAAAAGTAAAAATAACTACTTGTTCTGCTGCTTTATCAAAGGACCCTTCCATCAAAGACATGGATCCAAATTTAACTAACcaaatcactaaaaggaaaagAATGGTCCTTATAAAGGAGCGCAAAGCTGCCCAGACTTTAAGTGCCATTCTTCTAGCTTTTATCATCACTTGGACTCCCTACAATATAATGGTTTTGGTCTCCACATTTTGCGCAGACTGCATTCCCCTAACACTGTGGCATCTTGGATATTGGCTGTGCTATGTGAATAGCACTGTTAACCCTATCTGTTATGCTCTCTGTAACAAAACGTTCAGAAAAACTTTTAAGATGCTACTCTTCTGtcaatggaaaaagaaaaaaatggaagagaAGTTGTACTGGCAGGGTAATACCAAACTGCTATAATTGTAGTAGATGATGAGAGGAAAACATAAAAAGTACGTAGTGACATTGTCCATGCATCGTAAATTGGCAGCAGTTCTTTCTTTTCAAAGTTGTTGCTTTACATCTCTGGGGACAAAAATTCCTGCACAGAAAAGCCACATTTTGCATAATGACAGTCTTGTGCATGGGTTCAAGAGGAAAGCagcagctgctatgattgtctaTGAGTGTCTGCAGTCACTCAATGGAGCTGCATTACTGTCAACATCTTAGGGGCCTGTGGTGTTCCCTTTCAGCCAGAGAATAAGTAGAGTGAATCACAGACCCCTGGAAATTAGAGATGGATAGACCTGTTAGGTCATCGAGTCCATCTCCCTGCAGTTGCAAGACTGTTTTCCTGTgtattttctagtgttttgtctATTCTAGTTTTATATATCCCTAACAATGGACCTTGCATTAATTCCCTTGTGACACTATTCCATAGCCTGATGAAATGGCACAAGGAC
Proteins encoded in this region:
- the CHRM5 gene encoding muscarinic acetylcholine receptor M5, with product MEVNSTIVNSSSVNHKQLEGHSLLEVIAIASVTAIVSLITIVGNILVMISFKVNSQLKTVNNYYLLSLACADLIIGIFSMNLYTSYILIGHWSLGSLACDLWLALDYVASNASVMNLLVISFDRYFSITRPLTYRAKRTPKRAGIMIGLAWLISFILWAPPILCWQYFVGERTVPSEECQIQFLYEPIITFGTAIAAFYIPVSVMTILYCRIYKETEKRTKDLAELQGSESVTELEMIKPQKALLKSCFSCKQQNLAKRERCQASWSSSSRSTSATTKVPQTPNTCNDWSKVDQLTTCSSYASSEEEDKPANDSVFQVTYKSPAKDKKEEFNEEENKEVFIKDHPMENDFETQKYFLSPAKSQVQKSPKCVAYKFHLVVKADGTQETNNGCRKVKITTCSAALSKDPSIKDMDPNLTNQITKRKRMVLIKERKAAQTLSAILLAFIITWTPYNIMVLVSTFCADCIPLTLWHLGYWLCYVNSTVNPICYALCNKTFRKTFKMLLFCQWKKKKMEEKLYWQGNTKLL